The Pseudomonas fluorescens genome includes a window with the following:
- a CDS encoding long-chain-acyl-CoA synthetase translates to MSRTPSDAITWGMMLRKLPAIAKAVPRIVKGMKQANVQDPTQPCGLGWCFEQATQRNPQGPALLYGETVLSYAQVNAQANRIAHYLLAQGIGKGDCVAIFIENRPQLLISVLAMAKVGAVSAMLNTSQTGDALVHSLALVNPVAVVVGDERGAAFNDIRTRTTLSSSRTWWLADQDCADTPSHAPSGFIDLMAGSEDYPSDNPACSQQVFCNDPCFYLYTSGTTGLPKAGVFRHGRWMRTSTSFGLIALDMQPDDVVYCTLPLYHATGLCVCWGAAICGASGFAIRRKFSASQFWSDVRRYRATTLGYVGELCRYLIDQPAAADDRHHGVKKMIGNGLRPGAWSTFKTRFGIDHICELYAASDGNIGFTNILNFDNTIGFSLMGWELVQYDHASGLPLRNLQGRMQKVPRGQPGLLLARIDEKAPLDGYTDQALTEKTICRDVFVPGDRYFNTGDLLRNIGFGHGQFVDRLGDTYRWKGENVSTTEVENVLLQHPQVAEAVAYGVEINGTNGRAGMAAITPSESLATLDFSELLQFLQGKLPAYAVPLFLRIKVKMDTTGTFKYQKTRLKAEAFDPCVTGDEPVYAWLPGTDTYVRVDRQLAVRIQGGQLRY, encoded by the coding sequence ATGAGTCGTACACCCAGCGACGCGATTACCTGGGGCATGATGCTGCGTAAGCTGCCTGCCATTGCCAAAGCCGTCCCCCGGATCGTCAAAGGCATGAAGCAGGCCAACGTCCAGGACCCGACCCAGCCTTGCGGCCTGGGCTGGTGCTTCGAACAGGCCACGCAACGCAATCCCCAGGGCCCGGCACTGCTGTATGGCGAGACGGTGTTGAGTTATGCACAGGTCAACGCGCAGGCCAATCGCATCGCCCATTACCTGCTGGCCCAAGGCATCGGCAAGGGCGATTGCGTGGCGATATTCATCGAGAACCGGCCGCAGCTGCTGATCAGCGTGCTGGCGATGGCCAAGGTTGGCGCGGTCAGTGCCATGCTCAACACCTCGCAAACCGGCGATGCGCTGGTGCACAGCCTGGCCTTGGTCAACCCGGTCGCGGTGGTGGTCGGGGATGAACGGGGCGCGGCCTTCAACGACATACGAACGCGAACCACTCTGTCGAGCAGCAGGACCTGGTGGCTGGCGGATCAGGACTGCGCCGATACCCCGTCCCATGCACCGTCCGGTTTCATCGACCTGATGGCGGGCAGCGAGGATTACCCAAGCGATAACCCGGCATGCAGCCAACAGGTTTTCTGCAACGACCCGTGTTTTTATCTCTACACCTCGGGTACCACCGGCCTGCCCAAGGCTGGGGTGTTTCGCCATGGTCGCTGGATGCGCACGTCCACCAGCTTCGGCCTGATCGCCTTGGACATGCAGCCCGACGACGTCGTGTATTGCACGTTGCCGCTGTACCACGCCACCGGCCTGTGCGTGTGCTGGGGCGCGGCGATCTGTGGGGCATCGGGGTTCGCGATTCGGCGCAAGTTCAGCGCCAGTCAGTTCTGGAGCGACGTGCGCCGCTACCGGGCGACCACGCTGGGGTATGTCGGTGAGTTGTGCCGCTACCTGATCGACCAGCCTGCCGCTGCCGATGACCGTCACCACGGCGTGAAGAAAATGATCGGCAACGGTCTGCGGCCCGGGGCCTGGTCGACCTTCAAGACCCGGTTTGGCATCGACCATATCTGTGAGCTGTATGCCGCCAGCGACGGCAATATCGGTTTCACCAACATCCTGAATTTCGACAACACCATCGGGTTTTCCCTGATGGGCTGGGAGCTGGTGCAGTACGACCATGCCAGCGGCCTGCCGTTGCGCAACCTGCAAGGTCGCATGCAAAAAGTGCCCAGGGGCCAACCGGGCCTGTTGTTGGCGCGCATCGACGAGAAGGCGCCGCTGGATGGCTACACCGATCAGGCCTTGACCGAAAAAACCATCTGCCGGGATGTCTTTGTCCCGGGCGACCGTTACTTCAATACCGGAGACCTGTTGCGCAACATTGGTTTCGGGCATGGGCAGTTCGTTGATCGCCTCGGCGACACCTATCGCTGGAAAGGCGAAAACGTCTCCACCACGGAAGTCGAAAATGTGCTGCTGCAGCATCCGCAGGTGGCCGAGGCGGTGGCTTATGGCGTGGAGATCAACGGCACCAATGGCCGTGCCGGCATGGCGGCAATCACCCCGTCCGAATCCCTGGCGACCCTGGACTTCAGCGAGTTGTTGCAGTTTTTGCAAGGCAAGCTGCCTGCCTATGCCGTGCCGCTGTTCCTGCGCATCAAGGTGAAAATGGACACCACCGGCACCTTCAAGTACCAGAAGACTCGACTCAAGGCCGAAGCATTCGATCCATGCGTTACCGGGGATGAGCCGGTCTACGCCTGGCTGCCGGGCACCGATACTTACGTGCGGGTGGATCGGCAACTGGCAGTTCGGATTCAGGGCGGACAATTGCGTTATTGA
- a CDS encoding ankyrin repeat domain-containing protein: protein MSDTSRQMTPEEAAEFAEQVFNVARQGDAAMMAALLSKGLPPNLRNHKGDTLLMLAAYHGHVETVKVLLEHKADPEIRNDNGQSPIAGAAFKGDLAVVSALVDGGAQVEGASFDGRTALMMAAMFNRVEIVDYLIGKGADPKAKDANGVSALDAARTMGAVDTTAQLEKMLG from the coding sequence ATGTCCGATACAAGCCGCCAGATGACCCCGGAAGAGGCTGCGGAGTTTGCCGAGCAAGTGTTCAACGTCGCACGCCAGGGCGATGCGGCCATGATGGCTGCGTTGCTGAGCAAGGGCCTGCCGCCCAATCTGCGTAACCACAAGGGCGACACCTTGTTGATGCTGGCCGCTTACCATGGGCATGTGGAAACGGTGAAAGTGTTGCTGGAGCACAAGGCCGATCCGGAAATCCGCAACGACAACGGCCAGAGCCCGATTGCCGGTGCGGCGTTCAAGGGCGACCTGGCCGTGGTTTCGGCGTTGGTGGATGGCGGCGCGCAAGTGGAAGGTGCCTCCTTCGATGGTCGTACTGCGCTGATGATGGCGGCGATGTTCAACCGCGTGGAAATCGTCGACTACCTGATCGGCAAAGGCGCCGACCCGAAAGCCAAGGATGCCAACGGCGTCTCGGCTCTGGATGCCGCCAGGACCATGGGCGCGGTGGACACCACGGCGCAGTTGGAAAAGATGTTGGGCTGA
- a CDS encoding PLDc N-terminal domain-containing protein: MGSTFNGLVGLIILALDIWAIINVLKSGAETGMKILWVLLILLLPVLGLIIWAIAGPRGNVRI; encoded by the coding sequence ATGGGTTCCACTTTCAACGGCCTGGTCGGCCTGATCATCCTGGCGCTCGATATCTGGGCGATTATCAACGTACTCAAGAGTGGCGCGGAAACCGGGATGAAAATCCTCTGGGTGTTGCTGATCCTGCTGTTGCCGGTACTGGGCCTGATCATCTGGGCGATTGCCGGGCCGCGTGGCAACGTGCGGATTTGA
- a CDS encoding MFS transporter encodes MSAHSPTSPGSPLTRGMVLLFAFCCGAIVANIYYAQPIIELIAPDVGLSSTMASLIVSLTQIGYALGLFFLVPLGDLLENRRLMIITTVVAIASLLGAAFTDQPNVFLLVSLLVGFSSVSVQVLIPLAAHLAPEQTRGRVVGGIMGGLLLGILLARPVSSIVADHFGWRAMFIIAAALMAAISIVLALTVPKRQPDHSASYGQLLGSLGTLLRQQPLLRQRAFYQACMFATFSLFWTAVPLELSRNHGLSQTEIALFALVGAIGAIAAPIAGRLADAGHTRIASLLAMLFASLSFLPTFIHPFYSVIGLAVTGVVLDFCVQMNLVLGQRTIYALDAKSRSRLNALYMTSIFVGGAFGSSIASAVYEHGGWLWVVIVGSAFPLLALLRFLSTSRKRSLATA; translated from the coding sequence ATGAGTGCTCATTCACCTACCTCGCCCGGCAGCCCCCTGACCCGCGGCATGGTCCTGCTCTTCGCCTTCTGCTGCGGCGCCATCGTCGCCAACATCTACTACGCCCAACCCATCATCGAACTGATCGCACCCGACGTCGGCTTGAGCAGCACCATGGCCAGCCTGATCGTCTCGCTGACCCAGATCGGTTATGCCTTGGGCCTGTTTTTCCTGGTGCCACTGGGGGACTTGCTGGAAAACCGTCGGCTGATGATCATCACTACCGTGGTGGCGATCGCCAGTTTGTTAGGGGCAGCGTTCACCGATCAACCGAACGTATTCCTGCTGGTTTCGCTGTTGGTAGGGTTCAGCTCGGTGTCGGTGCAAGTCCTGATTCCGCTGGCCGCACACCTGGCGCCGGAGCAGACCCGGGGTCGGGTCGTGGGTGGGATCATGGGTGGCCTGCTGCTGGGAATCCTGCTGGCGCGGCCGGTCTCCAGCATCGTGGCCGATCACTTCGGCTGGCGGGCCATGTTCATCATCGCCGCCGCGTTGATGGCCGCCATCAGCATCGTCCTGGCACTGACCGTGCCCAAGCGCCAGCCCGACCACAGCGCCTCTTATGGCCAACTGCTGGGTTCGCTCGGCACCCTGCTGCGCCAACAACCGCTGTTGCGGCAACGGGCGTTCTACCAGGCCTGCATGTTTGCCACGTTCAGTCTGTTCTGGACCGCCGTGCCGCTGGAACTGTCACGCAACCATGGCCTGTCCCAGACTGAAATCGCCTTGTTCGCCCTGGTCGGTGCCATTGGCGCCATTGCCGCGCCCATCGCCGGTCGCCTGGCGGATGCCGGCCATACCCGCATCGCCTCGCTGCTGGCGATGCTGTTCGCCAGCCTGAGTTTCCTGCCGACATTCATCCATCCGTTCTACAGCGTGATCGGCCTGGCGGTGACCGGCGTGGTCCTGGATTTCTGTGTGCAGATGAACCTGGTCCTGGGCCAGCGCACCATCTATGCCCTCGATGCCAAGAGTCGCAGCCGGCTGAATGCGCTGTACATGACCAGCATCTTCGTCGGTGGCGCCTTCGGCTCATCGATTGCCAGTGCGGTGTACGAACACGGCGGCTGGTTGTGGGTGGTGATCGTCGGCAGTGCCTTCCCGCTGTTGGCCTTGCTGCGCTTCTTGAGCACCTCGCGCAAGCGGTCCCTGGCTACGGCCTGA
- a CDS encoding sulfate ABC transporter substrate-binding protein, with amino-acid sequence MKNFFGASLLAAGLTFGSLAHAAPTLLNVSYDVMRDFYKDYNTAFQKHWQAEHNENITVQMSFGGSSKQARSVIDGLPADVITMNMATDINALADNGKLVPENWATRLPNNSAPFTSATVFIVRKGNPKALKDWPDLLKDGVQVIVPNPKTSGNGRYTYLSAWGYVLKNGGDENKAKAFVGKLFKQAPVLDTGGRAATTTFMTNQIGDVLVTFENEAEMIAREFGRDQFEVIYPSVSAEAEPPVSVVDKVVEKKGSREAAEAYLKYLWSPEGQEIAAANYLRPRDAAVLAKYTDRFPKVDFLSVEKTFGDWRTVQKTHFNDGGIFDQVYSGQ; translated from the coding sequence GTGAAGAACTTCTTTGGCGCCTCCCTTCTCGCCGCCGGCCTGACTTTTGGCAGCCTGGCCCACGCCGCCCCGACCCTGCTCAACGTTTCCTACGACGTGATGCGCGATTTCTACAAGGACTACAACACCGCTTTCCAGAAGCACTGGCAGGCCGAGCACAACGAAAACATCACCGTGCAGATGTCGTTCGGCGGCTCCAGCAAGCAGGCGCGCTCGGTGATCGACGGGCTGCCAGCGGATGTCATCACCATGAACATGGCCACAGACATCAATGCGCTGGCGGACAACGGCAAACTGGTGCCCGAGAACTGGGCCACCCGCCTGCCGAACAACAGCGCGCCGTTCACCTCGGCCACGGTGTTCATCGTGCGCAAAGGCAACCCGAAAGCCTTGAAAGACTGGCCCGACCTGCTCAAGGACGGTGTGCAGGTGATCGTGCCCAACCCGAAAACCTCCGGCAACGGTCGCTACACCTACCTGTCGGCCTGGGGGTACGTGCTGAAAAATGGCGGTGACGAGAACAAGGCCAAGGCCTTCGTCGGCAAACTGTTCAAGCAGGCGCCGGTACTGGACACCGGCGGCCGCGCCGCGACGACCACTTTCATGACCAACCAGATCGGCGACGTGCTGGTGACCTTTGAAAACGAAGCGGAAATGATTGCCCGCGAATTCGGCCGCGACCAGTTCGAAGTGATCTACCCGAGCGTTTCCGCCGAGGCCGAGCCACCGGTCAGCGTGGTCGACAAGGTTGTCGAGAAAAAAGGCTCCCGCGAAGCCGCCGAAGCCTACCTCAAGTACCTGTGGTCGCCCGAAGGCCAGGAAATCGCTGCCGCCAACTATCTGCGCCCACGGGACGCGGCGGTACTGGCCAAATACACCGACCGCTTCCCGAAAGTGGACTTCCTGTCGGTGGAAAAAACCTTCGGCGACTGGCGCACGGTGCAGAAGACTCACTTCAATGACGGTGGGATTTTCGACCAGGTCTACAGCGGGCAATAA
- a CDS encoding ion transporter yields MQSSNNWRERLYVIIFQSDTVAGRRFDSTLLLIILASLVIVMLDSIDSVHKNYAALLAGIEWGFTFVFIVEYGLRLYCSPKPLRYAFSFYGLVDLLAIVPGILALYYSDAQYLLIIRIIRMLRIFRVLKLSPYLKQANYLMAALRGSKQKIIVFLVSVSTLVTVFGTLMYVIEGPEHGFTSIPKGIYWAIVTLTTVGFGDIVPKTPLGQVVSSLVMITGYSIIAVPTGIFTAELATAMRGDQLKHDCPVCSKNNHEHGAAFCSRCGNALFKKLE; encoded by the coding sequence ATGCAAAGCAGCAACAACTGGCGCGAACGCCTCTACGTGATCATTTTCCAGTCCGACACCGTCGCCGGTCGGCGCTTCGATAGCACCCTGCTGTTGATCATCCTCGCCAGCCTGGTGATCGTGATGCTCGACAGCATCGACAGCGTGCATAAAAACTACGCGGCCCTGCTGGCCGGTATCGAGTGGGGCTTCACCTTCGTCTTCATCGTCGAGTACGGCCTGCGCCTGTACTGCTCGCCCAAGCCGCTACGCTATGCCTTCAGTTTCTACGGGCTGGTGGACCTGCTGGCGATCGTGCCGGGGATCCTGGCGCTGTACTACAGCGATGCCCAATACCTGCTGATCATTCGGATCATCCGCATGCTACGGATTTTCCGCGTGCTCAAGCTCAGTCCTTACCTCAAGCAAGCCAACTACCTGATGGCGGCGCTGCGGGGGAGCAAGCAGAAAATCATCGTGTTCCTGGTCAGCGTCTCAACCCTGGTGACCGTCTTCGGCACGCTGATGTACGTCATCGAAGGCCCCGAGCATGGCTTTACCAGCATTCCCAAGGGCATCTATTGGGCTATCGTGACACTCACCACTGTGGGCTTCGGCGACATCGTGCCCAAGACGCCGCTGGGCCAGGTGGTGTCATCCCTGGTAATGATTACCGGCTATTCGATCATCGCTGTGCCGACGGGTATTTTCACGGCTGAACTGGCCACCGCCATGCGCGGGGACCAGCTCAAGCACGATTGCCCGGTGTGCAGCAAAAACAACCACGAACACGGTGCCGCTTTCTGCTCCCGTTGTGGCAATGCGCTGTTTAAGAAATTGGAATAA
- a CDS encoding urea transporter, with amino-acid sequence MPNHFSNTHCPDWATALLNGFSQVFLQRHPLCGLLCLLAILLTAPALFGGALLGGVAGLLTAQRRGYAKVDRQAGLFSYNGILLGLLLSLALPWSVLLPPLIIAAGGLSAMLTQQWLKRSRGPRCLPAYTAPFVGLAWLLMSFTLPPPSTTSIEMTVPNLLAAHLSGLGQVMFLGHPAAGALIAAGLLLANRCAGAWALFGSAAGLAFTLSQHENATALCGLGGYNPVLVALALSQQRRQTWLPLAGILLAVMLTPGFIALGLPPLTAPFILACWLIQATGRAWRQASLDSTPCALQGNRPRLR; translated from the coding sequence ATGCCCAACCATTTCTCCAACACCCACTGCCCCGACTGGGCCACCGCCCTGCTCAACGGCTTCAGCCAAGTCTTCCTCCAACGCCATCCGTTGTGCGGCCTGCTGTGCCTGCTGGCGATCCTGCTCACTGCGCCGGCCCTGTTCGGCGGCGCGTTACTGGGCGGGGTCGCCGGGTTGCTCACGGCCCAGCGACGCGGTTACGCCAAGGTCGACCGGCAAGCCGGGCTGTTCAGTTACAACGGCATCCTGCTGGGCTTGCTGCTGAGCCTCGCGTTGCCCTGGTCCGTCCTGTTGCCGCCGTTGATCATCGCCGCAGGCGGTCTCAGCGCAATGTTGACCCAGCAGTGGCTCAAGCGCAGCCGAGGCCCTCGATGCCTGCCCGCCTACACTGCGCCTTTTGTAGGGTTGGCTTGGCTGCTGATGAGTTTCACCCTGCCGCCGCCCTCAACCACCTCGATTGAAATGACAGTACCCAACCTGCTTGCCGCGCATTTGAGCGGACTGGGCCAGGTCATGTTTCTCGGTCATCCAGCGGCCGGGGCGCTGATCGCCGCCGGTCTGCTGCTGGCCAACCGGTGCGCAGGCGCTTGGGCATTGTTCGGTTCCGCCGCCGGCCTGGCCTTTACCTTGTCGCAACATGAAAACGCAACCGCTCTTTGCGGGCTGGGTGGCTACAACCCGGTGTTGGTGGCGCTGGCCCTCAGCCAACAGCGCCGCCAAACCTGGCTGCCACTGGCGGGCATTCTCCTGGCGGTCATGCTTACCCCTGGTTTTATCGCCCTCGGCCTGCCTCCCCTGACGGCACCGTTCATCCTCGCGTGCTGGTTGATCCAGGCCACCGGCCGGGCGTGGCGCCAGGCCAGCCTCGACAGCACGCCTTGCGCTCTGCAGGGCAATCGCCCTAGGCTTCGCTGA
- the pyk gene encoding pyruvate kinase produces the protein MTPDKKVKILATLGPATRGIDDIRALVQAGVNIFRLNFSHGEHADHVQRYQWIREVERQLNYPLGILMDLQGPKLRVGRFADGKVLLQRGRALRLDLDPTPGDQRRVNLPHPEIIAALEPGMDLLLDDGKLRLRVTARHSDAIDTEVLNGGELSDRKGVNVPQAVLDLSPLTAKDRRDLSFGLELGVDWVALSFVQRPEDIREARALIGDKAFLMAKIEKPSAVTQLREIAELSDAIMVARGDLGVEVPAESVPQIQKNIIGTCRALGKPVVVATQMLESMRFSPAPTRAEVTDVANAVAEGADAVMLSAETASGDYPLEAVQMMSKIIRQVENGPDYQAQLDVSRPKAEATVSDAISCAIRRISNVLPVAVLVNYSESGSSSLRAARERPTVPILNLTPNLQATRRLTVAWGVHSVVNDRLKQVDEVCSTALEIAQAQGMAQRGDTLLITAGVPFGQPGSTNSLRIETLI, from the coding sequence ATGACGCCTGATAAAAAGGTCAAGATCCTCGCGACCCTCGGCCCCGCCACCCGCGGCATCGATGACATCCGCGCCCTGGTACAGGCCGGCGTGAACATCTTCCGCCTGAACTTCAGCCACGGCGAGCATGCCGACCACGTCCAGCGCTACCAGTGGATTCGCGAGGTCGAGCGGCAGCTCAATTACCCGCTGGGTATCCTGATGGACCTGCAAGGCCCGAAGCTGCGGGTCGGCCGATTCGCCGACGGCAAGGTCCTGTTGCAACGCGGCCGGGCCCTGCGTCTGGACCTGGACCCGACGCCCGGCGATCAACGCCGGGTCAACCTGCCCCATCCGGAGATCATCGCAGCCCTGGAGCCGGGCATGGACCTGCTGCTGGACGACGGCAAGTTGCGCCTGCGCGTGACCGCCAGGCACAGCGATGCCATCGACACCGAGGTGCTCAACGGCGGCGAGCTGTCGGACCGCAAAGGCGTGAACGTGCCCCAGGCCGTGCTCGACCTGAGCCCATTGACCGCCAAGGACCGGCGCGACTTGAGTTTCGGCCTGGAGCTGGGCGTGGACTGGGTGGCATTGTCGTTCGTCCAACGCCCCGAGGACATCCGCGAGGCCCGGGCGCTGATCGGCGACAAGGCGTTCCTGATGGCGAAGATCGAGAAACCGTCGGCGGTGACCCAACTGCGGGAAATCGCCGAATTGAGTGACGCGATCATGGTTGCTCGTGGTGACCTGGGTGTCGAAGTCCCGGCCGAGAGCGTGCCGCAGATCCAGAAAAACATCATCGGCACCTGTCGCGCCCTCGGCAAACCGGTAGTGGTGGCGACCCAGATGCTCGAGTCGATGCGTTTCTCCCCGGCGCCCACCCGCGCCGAAGTCACCGACGTGGCCAACGCCGTGGCCGAGGGGGCCGACGCCGTGATGCTGTCGGCGGAAACCGCTTCAGGGGATTACCCCCTCGAAGCCGTGCAGATGATGAGCAAGATCATCCGCCAAGTGGAAAACGGCCCCGACTATCAGGCGCAATTGGACGTCAGCCGGCCGAAAGCCGAAGCCACGGTGTCGGACGCGATCAGTTGCGCGATCCGCCGTATCAGTAACGTGCTGCCGGTGGCGGTGCTGGTGAACTACAGCGAATCGGGCAGTTCCAGTCTACGGGCGGCGCGGGAACGGCCGACGGTGCCGATCCTCAACCTCACGCCAAACCTGCAGGCCACCCGCCGTCTGACGGTGGCCTGGGGCGTGCATTCGGTGGTCAACGATCGATTGAAGCAAGTGGATGAAGTCTGTTCCACCGCCCTGGAAATCGCCCAGGCCCAAGGTATGGCCCAGCGCGGCGATACCCTGCTGATCACGGCGGGCGTGCCGTTCGGGCAGCCAGGGTCGACCAATTCACTGCGCATCGAGACGTTGATCTAA
- a CDS encoding glycerate kinase type-2 family protein: protein MSVDPQQLLRELFATAIDAAHPHHVLEHYLPGDRSGRVIVIGAGKAAAAMAQVVERCWQGDVSGLVVTRYGHGAPCQKIEVVEAAHPVPDAAGLAVAQRVLGLVSNLSEDDRVIFLLSGGGSALLALPAEGITLADKQSINKALLKSGATIGEMNCVRKHLSAIKGGRLGKACWPATVYTYAISDVPGDLATVIASGPTVADPSTSAEALAILQRYHIDVPASVRDWLHNPASETVKPGDPSLARNHFQLIARPQQSLEAAAVKARQAGFSPLILGDLEGESREVAKVHAGIARQIALHGQPLAAPCVILSGGETTVTVRGDGRGGRNAEFLLSLTDSLKGHPGIYALAGDTDGIDGSEDNAGALMTPDSYRRAAELGLCASDELDNNNGYGYFAALDALIVTEPTRTNVNDFRAILILENPKHDA, encoded by the coding sequence ATGTCGGTCGATCCGCAACAACTGCTGCGCGAGCTGTTTGCCACAGCCATCGATGCGGCCCATCCGCACCACGTCCTTGAGCACTACCTGCCCGGCGATCGCAGCGGCCGGGTGATCGTCATCGGTGCCGGCAAGGCCGCGGCGGCCATGGCGCAAGTGGTCGAGCGCTGCTGGCAGGGTGACGTGTCCGGCCTGGTGGTGACCCGCTACGGCCATGGCGCGCCCTGCCAGAAAATCGAAGTAGTGGAAGCCGCCCACCCGGTGCCTGACGCCGCCGGCTTGGCCGTGGCCCAGCGAGTCCTGGGGCTGGTGAGCAATCTCAGCGAAGACGACCGGGTGATCTTCCTCTTGTCCGGCGGCGGTTCTGCCCTGCTGGCCCTGCCCGCCGAAGGCATCACCCTGGCCGACAAGCAATCGATCAACAAAGCACTGCTCAAATCCGGGGCGACCATCGGCGAGATGAATTGCGTGCGCAAGCACCTCTCGGCGATCAAGGGCGGGCGCCTGGGCAAGGCCTGCTGGCCGGCGACGGTATACACCTACGCGATTTCCGATGTGCCGGGTGACCTGGCCACGGTCATCGCCTCCGGCCCCACCGTGGCCGACCCCAGCACCTCGGCCGAAGCCCTGGCGATTCTCCAGCGCTACCACATCGATGTGCCGGCGTCGGTACGCGACTGGCTGCACAATCCAGCGTCGGAAACCGTCAAGCCCGGCGACCCGAGCCTGGCCCGCAACCACTTCCAATTGATCGCCCGTCCCCAGCAATCCCTGGAAGCCGCCGCGGTAAAGGCGCGCCAGGCCGGTTTCAGCCCGTTGATCCTCGGCGACCTGGAAGGCGAATCCCGGGAGGTGGCGAAAGTCCACGCCGGCATTGCCCGGCAAATCGCCCTGCACGGCCAGCCGCTGGCAGCACCGTGCGTGATCCTCTCCGGTGGCGAAACCACCGTCACCGTGCGCGGCGACGGTCGTGGCGGACGCAATGCAGAATTCCTGCTGAGCCTGACCGACAGCCTCAAGGGGCATCCGGGCATCTATGCGCTGGCCGGCGACACCGACGGCATCGACGGTTCCGAAGACAACGCCGGCGCCCTCATGACCCCGGACAGTTATCGCCGCGCTGCCGAACTGGGCCTGTGCGCCAGCGACGAGTTGGACAACAACAATGGCTACGGTTACTTCGCCGCCCTGGATGCGCTGATCGTCACCGAACCAACCCGCACCAACGTCAACGACTTTCGCGCCATCCTGATCCTCGAGAACCCCAAACATGACGCCTGA
- a CDS encoding 2-hydroxy-3-oxopropionate reductase: MAKIGFIGTGIMGHPMALNLQKAGHNLFLSQHHDAAPADLLAGGAVALANPKEVAQEAEFIIVMVPDTPQVDDVLFRTDGVAAGVGAGKVVIDMSSISPTATKAFAAKINEKGAQYLDAPVSGGEVGAKAATLSIMVGGDSAAFERALPLFQAMGKNITLVGGNGDGQTAKVANQIIVALNIQAVAEALLFAAKNGADPAKVREALMGGFASSKILEVHGERMIKGTFDPGFRISLHQKDLNLALQGAKELNINLPNTANAQQVFSTCAAIGGSNWDHSALIKGLEHMANFSIRDK; encoded by the coding sequence ATGGCTAAAATCGGATTCATCGGCACCGGCATCATGGGCCACCCCATGGCCCTGAACCTGCAAAAGGCCGGGCACAACCTGTTCCTGTCCCAGCACCACGACGCGGCCCCGGCCGACCTGCTGGCCGGTGGCGCGGTGGCTTTGGCCAACCCGAAGGAAGTGGCCCAGGAAGCCGAGTTCATCATCGTCATGGTCCCGGACACCCCGCAGGTCGACGACGTGCTGTTCCGCACCGACGGCGTGGCGGCGGGCGTGGGCGCGGGCAAGGTGGTGATCGACATGAGTTCGATCTCCCCCACCGCCACCAAGGCGTTCGCGGCGAAGATCAATGAAAAAGGCGCGCAGTACCTCGATGCCCCGGTCTCCGGTGGTGAAGTCGGTGCCAAGGCTGCGACCCTGAGCATCATGGTCGGTGGCGACAGCGCCGCCTTCGAGCGCGCCCTGCCACTCTTCCAGGCCATGGGCAAGAACATCACTCTGGTGGGCGGCAACGGCGATGGCCAGACCGCCAAAGTGGCGAACCAGATCATCGTCGCCCTGAACATCCAGGCGGTGGCCGAAGCGTTGCTGTTCGCCGCAAAAAACGGTGCCGACCCGGCCAAGGTCCGTGAAGCGCTGATGGGCGGTTTCGCGTCATCGAAGATCCTCGAAGTGCACGGCGAACGCATGATCAAGGGCACCTTCGACCCGGGCTTCCGCATCAGCCTGCACCAGAAGGACCTGAACCTGGCCCTGCAAGGCGCCAAGGAACTGAACATCAACCTGCCCAATACCGCCAACGCCCAACAAGTGTTCAGCACCTGCGCGGCCATTGGCGGCAGCAACTGGGATCACTCGGCGCTGATCAAGGGGTTGGAGCATATGGCCAATTTCTCCATTCGCGACAAATAA